A portion of the Flavobacterium limnophilum genome contains these proteins:
- a CDS encoding efflux RND transporter permease subunit has protein sequence MKSNFSSFTILTCFVCLCIIGASMIPLLSVQLNPSKSLPSLTVSYSWNDVSAKVIEQEVTSKLEGVFNTVKGIKEISSTTDKESGSINIQFKKNIDLDAVRFEIANLIRQTYSELPEGVSYPQLSISGANENSSPVLTYSINANESPYLIKKYAENNILPKLATIKGVNKVYVYGADPFDWVIKYNSDKLMQLSISVNEIEGAIRSNFQKQQLGNGSLISKDKDETLAISMVLMYKQEKDIDWENIPIKKIGNRIIYLKNIAKIQFKEAPMQAYFRINGKNSINMVVYAEKGANTIDVAKEVSSAITTLKNEIKGEYSLKLTNDSTQYIVEELQKIEAKMLFSLLILFVLIFVTSRSLKHILVLFLSIVTNLLIALIFYYVFKVELQLYSFAGITISFGIIIDNCIIMIDHLRNKGDKKVFLAILATTLTTIGALLSTFLLKESQQANLRDFTLVIAINIGVSLFVSLYFVPALLEKMQIDHKKKQFSRKRKRSVLKFTNFYHKLILAFKRPRFKWIFVVVLLFGFGLPLHLFPKNMEGEGFMAKAYNTTLGNEWFYDEIKPTIEKIVGGTLRLFTENVYENSHYTDPERTTLRVTGSMPEGCTIEQLNEVIMKMENYISSFKEVEMFETRITSYNNSNISIYFKKENEFGGFPFQLKSLLESKAISLGGLDWSVSGVGQGFSNALGSDYKSNRIELEGYNYDKLYSYAELLKAQLIENSSSRIKEVDITSGGSWGNSNSQEYYLDFDAQKMALAAVSQGSLYDYLKKQTHSGGVTSFVHNNELQHVKLVSDQYQKMNVWDLKHIPITIGKNQYKLDQMASIEKKNSGNSIAKSNQQYHLTVEYNFIGTEPLAKKVREDNITELESKLPIGYRVFENSNGGWDKKDKQQYYFIFVVILIIFFICSILLESLKQPFAIIIMIPISFIGVFLTFYLFDFNFDQGGYASFILLCGISVNAALYIINDYNNFKRQYPQRNSQLMYFKAFNYKIIPVMLTILSTMVGLIPFVWGGQNEAFWFSFAAGSIGGLLFSLIGIFIYLPVFIVENDKNDITV, from the coding sequence ATGAAGTCTAATTTTTCGTCATTTACCATATTAACGTGCTTTGTTTGCCTTTGTATCATTGGTGCAAGCATGATCCCTTTATTGAGTGTTCAACTAAATCCATCAAAATCACTTCCTTCTTTGACTGTAAGTTACAGTTGGAATGATGTTTCTGCCAAAGTAATTGAACAAGAAGTTACCTCCAAATTGGAAGGCGTATTCAATACGGTCAAAGGGATCAAAGAAATAAGCTCGACTACCGATAAAGAAAGTGGATCAATCAATATTCAATTCAAAAAAAATATAGACCTGGATGCGGTTCGATTTGAAATTGCCAATCTAATTCGTCAAACTTATTCAGAACTTCCTGAGGGGGTAAGCTATCCCCAATTATCTATAAGTGGTGCAAACGAGAATTCCTCTCCAGTTTTGACTTATAGTATCAATGCGAATGAAAGCCCGTATCTTATTAAGAAGTATGCAGAAAACAACATTCTTCCCAAATTAGCAACAATAAAAGGAGTCAACAAAGTGTATGTGTATGGAGCCGACCCTTTTGATTGGGTCATAAAATATAATTCCGATAAACTGATGCAGCTTTCCATATCCGTTAATGAAATTGAAGGGGCCATTAGATCGAATTTTCAAAAGCAGCAATTAGGAAATGGAAGCTTGATTTCTAAAGACAAGGACGAAACTTTAGCCATTTCGATGGTTTTGATGTACAAGCAGGAAAAGGATATTGATTGGGAAAACATACCCATAAAAAAAATAGGGAATAGAATCATTTACCTGAAGAACATCGCCAAGATTCAGTTTAAGGAGGCTCCTATGCAGGCTTATTTTAGGATAAACGGAAAGAATTCCATAAACATGGTGGTGTATGCTGAAAAAGGAGCTAATACTATTGATGTGGCAAAAGAAGTAAGCAGTGCAATTACAACTCTGAAGAATGAAATAAAAGGTGAATACTCGTTGAAATTAACCAATGATTCCACTCAATATATTGTTGAAGAGTTGCAGAAAATAGAGGCGAAAATGCTGTTTTCTTTATTGATATTGTTTGTGTTGATTTTTGTGACAAGCAGGAGTTTAAAACACATTCTGGTTTTGTTTTTGAGCATTGTTACCAATCTATTGATTGCCCTGATTTTTTATTATGTATTTAAAGTAGAATTGCAATTGTACTCCTTTGCCGGAATTACCATTTCTTTTGGAATTATTATTGACAATTGTATTATCATGATAGATCACCTTAGAAATAAAGGTGATAAAAAAGTGTTCTTGGCCATTTTGGCAACAACCTTAACCACGATAGGAGCTTTATTGTCTACGTTTTTACTCAAGGAATCCCAACAAGCCAATTTAAGGGATTTCACCTTGGTCATTGCCATAAATATAGGTGTATCACTGTTTGTATCGCTTTATTTTGTTCCTGCACTATTAGAAAAAATGCAAATAGACCATAAGAAAAAGCAATTTTCCAGAAAGCGAAAAAGAAGCGTTTTAAAATTTACAAATTTTTATCACAAATTAATTTTAGCGTTTAAAAGACCCCGTTTCAAATGGATATTTGTTGTTGTTTTATTGTTTGGGTTTGGGCTGCCATTACATCTGTTTCCCAAAAACATGGAAGGAGAAGGTTTTATGGCAAAAGCATACAATACAACCCTTGGAAATGAATGGTTTTATGACGAAATAAAACCTACCATAGAAAAAATAGTGGGAGGAACACTTAGATTGTTTACAGAAAACGTCTATGAGAACTCCCATTATACAGATCCAGAAAGAACCACTTTGAGAGTAACTGGAAGCATGCCCGAAGGATGTACCATTGAACAATTAAACGAGGTAATCATGAAGATGGAAAACTACATCAGTAGTTTTAAGGAAGTTGAAATGTTTGAAACCAGAATAACAAGTTACAATAATTCAAATATCTCCATCTATTTTAAAAAAGAGAACGAATTCGGTGGTTTTCCGTTTCAATTAAAAAGTTTGCTGGAATCGAAAGCTATAAGTTTAGGAGGACTGGATTGGTCCGTGAGTGGCGTTGGACAGGGTTTTTCGAATGCTTTGGGATCAGATTATAAAAGCAATCGAATTGAATTGGAGGGTTATAATTATGACAAATTATACTCTTATGCGGAACTACTGAAAGCTCAATTGATTGAAAACTCATCGTCACGAATAAAGGAAGTAGACATAACCAGTGGTGGATCCTGGGGCAATAGCAACTCCCAAGAATATTATTTGGACTTTGATGCCCAAAAAATGGCATTGGCAGCTGTTTCTCAAGGGAGTCTTTATGATTATTTGAAAAAACAAACACATTCAGGTGGAGTAACTTCTTTTGTTCATAATAATGAATTGCAACATGTTAAATTGGTGTCAGATCAATACCAAAAAATGAATGTTTGGGATTTGAAACATATTCCGATTACTATTGGAAAAAATCAATATAAATTAGACCAAATGGCGAGTATTGAGAAAAAAAATTCGGGAAATTCTATTGCCAAAAGTAATCAACAATACCATTTAACCGTTGAATACAACTTTATTGGTACAGAACCCTTGGCTAAAAAAGTAAGAGAAGACAATATAACAGAATTAGAAAGTAAACTACCAATAGGATATAGGGTATTTGAAAATTCAAATGGAGGATGGGACAAAAAAGACAAACAGCAATATTATTTCATATTTGTGGTTATTTTAATTATTTTCTTTATTTGTTCCATTTTACTCGAATCTTTAAAGCAACCCTTCGCAATAATTATTATGATACCGATTTCGTTTATTGGCGTTTTTCTAACCTTCTATCTGTTTGATTTCAATTTTGATCAAGGAGGTTATGCATCATTTATATTGTTGTGCGGAATCAGTGTAAATGCGGCCTTGTATATTATAAATGATTACAACAATTTTAAACGACAATATCCACAGAGGAATTCCCAATTGATGTATTTCAAAGCGTTTAATTATAAAATAATTCCAGTAATGCTGACTATTTTATCTACAATGGTCGGTTTAATACCTTTTGTGTGGGGAGGACAGAATGAGGCTTTTTGGTTTTCATTTGCAGCAGGATCCATTGGGGGATTGTTGTTTTCTTTAATAGGAATATTTATTTATTTGCCAGTGTTTATTGTTGAAAATGATAAAAATGATATAACCGTTTAA
- the lepB gene encoding signal peptidase I, producing the protein MTKKNKKALLIILALFMILLGLVWLAIILILFILVYSISIRYIPLIRYGFLRKMVKGIFLFLLLLSSTICIKLLAFEIYKIPSSSMENMLYPGDVIVVNKLQYGPKLPRSPFEIPWANLAFYINRDARSRMKETWWDYTRLGGITKIKQGDVFVFSLNTSLTYFVVKRCVGLPGDTLRVNNGEIYTNDILYHSPKTVNNNCSFRIKNKAKLYKLFDSLKMEGNISHDYKSKNRASAMFSIQEFELLHNKQCIDSIKKIIDVYDVSKEKIVKTPTSQWTLDNMGPIVVPKKGMEIHLNPTTFMLYEKVLHLFEKSTISEKNGSYYSNGKKITTYKFKLNYYFMMGDNRKETMDSRSWGFLPETNIIGKVQCILFSNKNDEFQWNRLFKML; encoded by the coding sequence ATGACCAAAAAAAACAAAAAAGCTTTACTAATCATCCTAGCACTATTTATGATACTGCTAGGTCTGGTTTGGCTGGCTATTATCCTTATACTATTTATATTAGTTTACAGCATATCGATTCGTTACATTCCTTTAATACGCTATGGCTTTTTAAGGAAAATGGTCAAGGGAATTTTCCTGTTTCTCTTGCTGCTATCGTCAACCATTTGCATAAAACTCCTGGCTTTTGAAATTTATAAAATACCCAGCTCCTCCATGGAAAATATGTTGTATCCGGGCGATGTAATTGTGGTCAATAAACTCCAATATGGGCCAAAACTGCCTCGTTCCCCATTTGAGATTCCTTGGGCAAATTTGGCTTTTTACATAAATAGAGATGCCCGATCAAGGATGAAAGAAACCTGGTGGGATTACACACGATTAGGTGGTATTACAAAAATTAAACAAGGGGATGTTTTCGTCTTTTCGTTGAACACTTCGCTAACTTACTTTGTGGTCAAGCGATGTGTGGGGCTGCCTGGAGATACTCTCCGGGTGAATAATGGAGAAATTTATACCAACGACATACTTTATCATTCTCCAAAAACGGTCAATAACAATTGTAGTTTTAGGATCAAAAATAAGGCAAAACTATACAAACTATTTGATTCGTTAAAAATGGAAGGAAACATTAGCCATGATTATAAATCCAAAAACAGGGCTAGTGCGATGTTTTCCATACAAGAATTTGAACTACTCCACAACAAGCAGTGCATTGATTCTATAAAAAAAATAATAGATGTTTATGATGTTTCGAAAGAAAAAATAGTAAAAACCCCAACAAGCCAATGGACTTTGGACAATATGGGGCCTATTGTTGTTCCCAAAAAAGGAATGGAAATCCATTTGAATCCGACTACTTTTATGCTTTATGAAAAAGTATTGCACTTATTCGAAAAAAGTACTATTTCAGAAAAAAATGGTTCTTATTATAGTAATGGAAAAAAGATTACTACCTACAAATTCAAATTGAATTATTATTTTATGATGGGTGATAATAGAAAGGAAACCATGGATTCCAGAAGTTGGGGATTCTTGCCGGAAACCAATATTATAGGCAAAGTGCAATGCATCTTGTTTTCGAATAAAAATGACGAATTTCAATGGAATCGGTTGTTCAAAATGCTCTAA
- a CDS encoding 6-bladed beta-propeller: protein MKNIPYKKIYTTIVATIFISCGTVKNEQIETIKVDIKSEKSEIEFADYFSKKNVVVLETNENSTFSYIDRLFLFDNKIFIFDRKLNSVFVFSNNGSFLFKINNIGHGPNEYQGLVDFTIDEKNNNIILHSHRPYALYVYKLDGSFVKKVKLNDIYKNIASIDNKLLFLNADQKKEHLLFDYDMRKNEKKMGSLEMNDLDKQFAFHGIIAPYLTKDKNIHLCLPYSETIYEQNGKGVEAKYHIDFGNEKMPEDIYKSKKNFRELIEFGRSSNYGWGISNFRENKDYITFYYQLCNLVIYSKKDKKAKIVLSVLNDDMIYGSYIAHDGDDNNLVMQCPAYIFKKQMGIYKQNGKWEKLPDNIKKIDNSIKDTNNPLLLIYTFK from the coding sequence ATGAAAAATATTCCTTATAAAAAAATTTACACAACAATTGTAGCTACAATTTTTATCTCATGTGGAACAGTAAAAAACGAACAAATAGAAACAATAAAAGTAGATATTAAATCCGAAAAATCGGAAATTGAATTTGCAGACTACTTTAGCAAGAAAAATGTAGTTGTTTTAGAAACAAACGAAAATTCTACATTTTCATACATCGATAGACTCTTCCTTTTTGATAACAAAATTTTTATTTTTGACAGAAAACTCAATAGTGTTTTTGTATTTAGCAACAATGGCTCTTTTTTATTTAAAATAAACAATATCGGACATGGTCCTAATGAATACCAAGGTTTAGTAGATTTTACAATTGACGAAAAAAACAATAACATAATACTCCATAGCCACAGACCTTATGCACTGTATGTGTATAAACTAGATGGGAGTTTTGTGAAAAAAGTAAAACTAAATGATATCTATAAAAATATAGCGTCAATCGATAACAAGCTGTTGTTTCTAAATGCCGACCAAAAAAAGGAACATTTGCTGTTTGACTATGATATGCGTAAAAACGAAAAAAAAATGGGTTCTTTAGAAATGAATGATCTAGACAAACAATTTGCATTCCATGGAATAATTGCCCCCTATTTAACAAAAGATAAGAACATACACTTGTGCTTACCTTATTCAGAAACAATTTATGAACAAAATGGAAAAGGAGTAGAAGCAAAATATCATATAGATTTTGGCAATGAAAAAATGCCTGAAGACATCTATAAAAGCAAAAAAAATTTTCGTGAATTAATTGAGTTTGGCAGATCTAGTAATTACGGCTGGGGCATCTCAAATTTTAGAGAAAACAAAGATTATATTACCTTTTATTATCAATTATGCAACTTAGTCATTTATTCAAAAAAGGATAAAAAAGCAAAAATTGTTTTATCCGTCCTGAACGACGACATGATTTACGGAAGCTATATTGCACATGATGGTGATGATAATAATTTAGTAATGCAATGTCCAGCATATATATTCAAAAAACAAATGGGCATTTATAAACAAAACGGAAAATGGGAAAAGTTACCTGATAATATAAAAAAAATTGATAATTCGATTAAGGATACAAATAACCCGCTATTATTAATTTACACCTTTAAATAA